GGCTGAAGCATCCTTTGTGTCTTCCTTGGTCAAGAGCAGTGTGAACAGCTACTCATATGTCTGGATTGGGCTCCATGATCCCACGCTTGTGAGTTCAATACTCTTTTGGTTACATCTCAAGTGGCTATGGTCACCCAGGCCTTCTCTCTATGCCTGCCCAGGAGGAACCTGAGGGGACTTAGAGCTCAGATTCTGGGTGATATTTCGAGCAAAGGGAAATCCTTGAGGCCATGTTAAGAACTAAGTTATGTGGGGTTCCCTAGTTAATCTGATGATGCTAATGTGCCCCTTGTCAGCTTTTATATTATGCTCTTATGAGGCTTTGGAAATTTTCAGGGAGTCTGAGCATACTATTCTAAGGGATCACTACCTGAAGGTATGAgacatattttctcttttaagaaTAGATATTATCTTTGAGTTTCAGAATCTAGTCACAAAAATGTCACCAATTGTGTTAAGCTATTTCCTCACTGATTTTGAGTGGTTTCAAAGTTCTTGGGATAATTGTCTAGGATTTTCCTGTAGGAATGAGAAATTTGGGGGAAACATTCCTTTAGAACCTTTTGTGTGTCCTGTGGAGAAGGCCAAACTCCATGAAGCTGTGAGGGGAATCAGAAGTTCCAGCTAGGGGGTCATGCAagcagagctctaatctctatccTTCTAACCAACACACACCTATCTACCTGGTTCCATCCTGTGCTCTGTAGGGCCAAGAACCCAATGGTGCTGGATGGGAGTGGAGCAGCACTGATGTGCTGAATTACGCAAACTGGGAGAGGAATCCTTCCACTGCTTCCGACCGTGGTTATTGTGGGAGCGTGTCACGAAGCTCAGGTAAGCATCAAAGAAGCCACTTCTGCCCAGTCTTTCCCTGGCCTTTCTTCATCCCTGGGCCTGACCTTCAAGGAATCTTTCTGAGATAGGAAATCAAAAGTCAATTTGTCTTCTACCTGAGATACTGCTTCATTGGGTCCACAAAAATCCACCTGTCTCAGTCGTATTGCATCTTCTGTCTCTCCAGGATTTCTGAGGTGGAGAGACTACAACTGTAATATACAGTTACCCTATGTCTGCAAGTTCAAGGGCTAGGGAAAGTGGGAAGTCATCCAGCTGGATTTGTGCATAGTTCCATCATGCATAAGAGTCCCAGGTGAAGATCCACCCAAGGAAGGATTCTGTGGACACCCTGACACCTGATCACCTCATCCTACCTCTTCTGTCGTCCTCCCTCCCTCATTTCAAGCTGTTGTATATTTGTTGTGGTCTCTGGTTTCAGAgagcaataataaaaattttagtttAAAATTATAACTTTTATGTTCTACTCTTGTAGTTTATGTTCTAAATGTGGCAGTTAATGGAGAAAGATAatcatagtgattttttttttttagaaaagactCTATTGTACCTTATCTACCAGATAGCTACTTTtgatccaaatataaaatatgttgtaAGTAAAGGGATGGAGAAAGCTATACTCTAAAAAAATGAGGAGTAAACCTGTTAACTTTAGGCAAATAGACTTCAGGAATAGGAACATTATCAAAAATCAAGAGAATCCTAACAAAATGTTAAAAAGGTTCAATTTCTTAAGGTTAAAAAAATGATGTTTAACATGTAAAGCACTTAACTATGGAACTTCAAATATGTGCATCAATAATGTATAGAACCacaatgaaaaatagaaaatgtagTATTATACAGAGACTTTTTGACTTATTATGGGGTCCTCCCTGATAAATGTACTTTAAGTTGATAATACAAGTTAAAGATGTCTTGATTACATCTAACTTAACAAACATCAGTTGTTTACTCTCATGATCTTGTGGTTGACTGGGAGCTAGAACTCACTGCTGCTGCCCAGGATTGTGAGAGCCGTGTACAATATATCTACTACTAGCGCAGATATAAtgcaaaatagaagataaagtttCTAATGAATGAGCATTACTTATGCACCATTACAATGTCAAAGACATGAGTTGAACTATTGCACTGTGGGGACAATCTGTACTTAAAACTTTAACATCTCTCTGTTTCGTCATTGATGGATCAGGCAGGTACAAAACTGATCTGAATAGCACTATCAATCAACTGAATCTAGTTGACATTTAGAGAGTACTCTGTCCAAAAGTataatacacattcttctcaaattcaaatggaacattcaccaccaatataggccatattcTGAGGCATGAAACATTGGaacaaatttaaaagagaaaaaaaaatcatataaagtATTTTGTCAAATCACAATAGAATTAATCTAAAAGTAAATGTATTAGGAGATCCCAAAATATTTAGAGGTTAAGCAAATACTTCTAAATTTCACAAAGAGAAACAAAATCAAAAGAACTTGCAAAGTtcgaataaaatgaaaataaaatacaacttATTAACACTTATGGTGTACTGTGAAAGCATTgcttagagagaaagagagagcaatTGATGAATATATCAGAAAAAactaaaagatctaaaatcagtaaTCCAAGCTTACTCTTTAGGAAACTATGAAAAGAAAAGCAATGTTCGTGTAAAGTGAGCAGAAGAGACATAACAGCAGAgtgaaatcaaggaaattgaaaaaagtaataaaaaaactgattaagggattgaactcaggggcacttgaccactgaaccacactgccagccctattttgtattttatttagagacagggtctcactgagttgcttatcaccttgcttttgctgaggctggttttgaactcaggatcctcctgcctcagcctcctgagtcgctaagattacaggcatgtaccaccatgcccaacaaAAACTGATTCTTTTAAACTATTGATGGAATTTATGAATATCTACTCAGGCTAACCAGGAAAAAAGAAGAGGATGCAAATTATTAATatcagaaaggaaaaagatttcagtagaataaaaaaaataatcctCTCCCAGGAGAGATCCAtgttctgcttctcaaattttgtGAATATTCCAATATCTTATATGGTGAAACAGACTTTGCATGTGTGATTaaattaagaattttaaaatgggGATCCTGGATAAATTAATGTAAGTACAGGCCCTTATGAGAAGGTGCAAGCACACTCTCTTCTCCTCCTAGATCAACACTATCCCACTGAACCACCAATAATGTAATGCCTTCCAGTCAGTTCAGACCTCTACTTCTCTTGGCACAGTTGATAAAAATTTCCCACtcccaagatatatatatataaaacgtcttttttttttttgtcactagaAACTACTTTCTCACAATTCTTGGGGAAGAAGACAGTAATGGCCCATTTTGTATAGCAGTCCCTGATGCCTACAATTTGTATGAGACTCTTTGTATTGTATACAATATCTGAATTCTCCATAAGCTCCATTCACATAGTCTACACTCCCATCCGGGTGCTGACATCACAAAGCTGCCTTGCCTGAGGTGGACATAAGCTTCTTTTAGGCTAGCTTAGTTAATGGTATCTGGATATGACACTGACATGCATACTAACTCACCTAAGCCAAAAAAGATGTGTTGGACGAACAGGGCTTATTTCAATTCACTCAAGACTGAGGCACACAGCTGAATCTCATGaggaactagaaaaagaaagaacagtCAGGAAGGGACAttactctttctttccttttgtatTGTCTCCTTCTTCTCAGAAACTGGTTTATACTTTTACTTTCAGCCACTAGATTTACTTGCCTTTGGGGAATACACACCATGATCCAACATAGCTGGTTATTTTTCCAGCTTTTCACTCCAGGAATTCAAAACCTACACTATATGCTTAGTGAACAAAACTCTGTTTCAAAAGAATGTCCTACTAATCCAGCTACAATTGGGTGTTCAGCTCAATTCAATCCACTGGGGCTGGAAATTTTAGTCACATGGTATTATTATAGATGTTATCTCTACCTCTTAAATAGGATCTGTGTGAGCTCTGGTTCTTAAAGTAGGGGAACAAGAAAGACCCTCAAGAGATGTTTTATGCAGagaaaaagactgttttcctgggTCTGCCTCTCATGCTGACCTTACCTTTTTTCTGTCCTAGATTTCCTTCTGTGGATACTGACATATTGTCCCAGGTATTCTATTTGCTCCTGGTGAATGTCCTTCACATTTCTAGGAGTTATCCGGCTGGAGGCTGTGCTTCTGTTCTTGTCTTATTTACCCATTCTGTGTCCATCTTTAGAATCATGTATTTAATCTGCTATGATTTAGATTTCTGCCAGTTGTGGTCTGTGAGCCAATTAATTGGATATAACCTCTTCCCAACTTAGGTCAGCAGATCTGAGGATCCTGGGCCTCTGGTGGTTCCCTCTATCACTGACTTTCCTATTCATTTGGAATACATGAAACAAACCACCTGATAGCAGTCACAAAGCCCCGGAAACATCTGGTTCGGTtagttgaaacaaaggatccaatTCCCCAATATTCCTGAATGTAAGTTTATAATGCACCCTTTGAACTTTTAACAGCTCTTGCTTTTTTATCTTTCAGATCCTACCATCCAACCACATTTGTCCATTCTTCctaagtaatttttaaattttttttttgtagttttagatggacagtgtgcctttattttatttgtttacttttatgtggtgctgaagatcgaacccagggtcttacgcATGCtaggagctacagccccagcaccTCTTCCTAAGTAGTTTTTAAAGCACACCTCTAAGAAGCCATTGTCCATCAACTGCATAAATTTGtgttataatctatcttgcatttaGATTTATTTGTTAATTCCCTTCTCATATCTCAAGAATCCCCTATAATTTCATTTCTTGGaataatctttctttctttttctttcttcttgttttttaattttgttttttagtactagggattgaattcacaggcactgagctatatccccagcccttctgatTTTTTTGTGTTTGAGACACAGTCTAAGTTGCTAAGATtgacctcaaactttcaatcctcctgtctcagccttctgagtaattgggaatacaggcatgtaccactgtcccagacagaaaaataatttcttcaacTACTCAtaggtttgtttattttgttacatatgcaTGTTTTGGAAATGGTCCTTCTATGGTTAAAATTGGGAAACACTAAGTTATGAAAAGTGCTTCTTTCTCACAAGCCTTTTCCAAGTCACTATATGCAAATGTGTTATGAAAATAAAAGGGCTTTGCAGATCATCAGGCATTTGGTCACAAGtggattttatgtgtgtgtgtgtgcgtgcatttgTGTGTCCCTATCTGGGAAAAGTACCTGCTCATAGAACACAAAGTTAATTACAGTTTTAATAGTAGTCTAAATCATTGTTTTCAAACTACTATTTATGTGTAGTGGAAATTGTTAATTTACTGGATAATAACTAACataattttctaaataaaaataaaaaccaccacAGTATACTCAACAAAGCTGGGAAAATACTgttttgtataaaaattttattgtaattaCAAGTGTATGTGCAAATGGTGTTaacataaaaatatctttcatattttgaaaagcaGTCAAACTTTGGAACACACTGGTAAGCGCAAGGCTTTTAGAGAAACTTCAGTTAGATTTTAAAAACCACCACTAGAGGGAGGGTTGGACCTGCACAGAGTATAGTCCTGGGGAAAGGAGAACTTGAGCTGAAGGCTTCCACAGAGGAACAGAGgggatttgaaaataatttttaggaAAATAAGGATATTTATTTTGCTCCTAAACCCTCTAAGATTAAATGTCTGCTATAGAACATCCCATGAAACTGAAGAAACAAATCTTGCAAATGAAAATGCATAGTGTGTAAATAACAGAGGGGTCAGAACTCTGTAATTGATCTGTGGCTCCAGCTTTCTAGAGAGTCAGGAGTGTATGGAGCAGAACGTGATTTGCAACAATAAGTGAATCAACTAGAACTCGAGGACTCCTTATACTTACAGAAACTGAATTATGTGAATACCTAGAGAAACTCATGTCTTTATTTCCCTTCTCTTGGCTACTCTGAGGGAAAACACTTCCTATGTACTGAGGGATGCTCGATGGTGGGGTTCTTGGTGAGAAGTAGTGCCACAGCTCTGTTATAAAGGCAAAGGTGGCAGATTTCTTCTACTCCTAGCTTTCTAGAGGCCAGGGCACTGGGAATGATTGCAGCATGATCATAGGATGCCCACCCAGGGAATGGCACAAAGAATGTGCAAATAAGGGCCCAAGGATTTTAATTTACATCAATCTTCATGATCAAATTCTTGCCTGGAATTTTTATTGCCACACTTTTCTGgctctttcttattttctaaactTGTTCCCCAATCTCCCAGTGAATCTCCAATATTGTGAAGGAAGGGCCTTTAGATTTGCTTGCCTAGTCCATAGCATTATCAAGATATATGTGAGATGCAATAAGCTGCAAAATGTCAGGTAATTCTCTTCCCTTGCAGGCGGGAAAAACTTAGTGACTTGCTTCTCTCAACAGTAAATGACAAAAGATAGGATGCCATGTTCATGATTAAATGATCACAAAAGACTGGGACTTCTCTTTTACCTTCACTCCTTTCTCCCTTGCTGACTCTTTCTTGTCCTCTTATAGTTACTGgctctgaaggaaaaaaaaatgtattgtgaACAGAGGAAGAGAAATTTGGAGAAGCTCATGGGCAAGGAGAAAAGGGAAGCATCCAATCAGAAAATAGGAACAGAGGATCTCATCAAGCAATCCCTGAGGAAATGAATTCTTCTAATAACCATGTTGTGATTAAAATCAAATCTTTCTCCTGTCAAACCTTCAAATGAGacacaacacataacaacagctATTCACAGC
Above is a genomic segment from Callospermophilus lateralis isolate mCalLat2 chromosome 14, mCalLat2.hap1, whole genome shotgun sequence containing:
- the LOC143380378 gene encoding regenerating islet-derived protein 3-gamma-like isoform X1, whose product is MMLTPMALPSMSWMLLSCLMLLSQVQGEDTQKEQASPRISCPKGSKAYASYCYALFTTPKSWIDADLACQKRSEGHLASVLSGAEASFVSSLVKSSVNSYSYVWIGLHDPTLGQEPNGAGWEWSSTDVLNYANWERNPSTASDRGYCGSVSRSSGFLRWRDYNCNIQLPYVCKFKG
- the LOC143380378 gene encoding regenerating islet-derived protein 3-gamma-like isoform X2 gives rise to the protein MLTPMALPSMSWMLLSCLMLLSQVQGEDTQKEQASPRISCPKGSKAYASYCYALFTTPKSWIDADGQEPNGAGWEWSSTDVLNYANWERNPSTASDRGYCGSVSRSSGFLRWRDYNCNIQLPYVCKFKG